CCAGAAACACATCCAGATAATCATCGTATCTGCCCATCAATGCAGCCACTCCGGCACGTACCCGCTCGTAATCACCTTCCGTAACGAATGTTTCGGGGTCGAACTCGTCCATACGCTCCGCATATTCGGGAAGCAATGATGCCTTCAGATACAACAATGGCAATAATTTCAAAGCTTTGTCTACAAACGGACGGCGTTTCATTTCGCCCGTCCGCTCCAAGAAACCGCAAAATTCAGCGGCTACGGTTACAAACTCTACCGTATTCTTATCATATATAGCGGATATATTCTTTTCCATAACGAAATTTGATTGCGGCGCAAAAATAATAAAAATAATTCGTACATTTGCGTTTGATTTTTACTATTTCCCTATTCGATTATGAAGAAAAAGACTGAGACTAAAGAAAACGAAGAAAAAATGATTGCTCCTTCGAAGGTGATAAAAGCCATGAAAGGCGAAACGATACATTTCATTATTGGATTGCTCTGTGTCATATTCGGCGTGTATATGCTTTTGGCATTCACGTCTTTCTTCTTCACCGGGGGCAATGACCAAAGCATATTGGCACATCCTGACCCCGGAGAATTGCTCGAGACTGAAAACCGGATTCAGAACTATGCCGGTGCACGCGGGGCGCAACTCTCGCAATTTCTGATAAATGATTGTTTCGGAATTTCAGCATACCTGATTGTCGTATTCCTTATCGTAGCGGGTATGAAACTGATGAAAGCCTATCAATTCACATTATGGAAATGGTTTATAGGCTGCTCGGTACTCATGATATGGCTCTCCATTACGTTGGGATTCGCCTTCGGAGGCACGTTCCAAGACACTTTCCTTTATCCGGGAGGTCTGCACGGATACAATGTAAGCCAATGGATTTGTTCCCAAATCGGTGCGCCGGGACTCATTCTTGCCCTGCTTGTCACCTTGATTCTTATCGCCGTATTCTTTACCCGCGAGACCATGCAGATTGTACGCAAGACGCTTCATCCTACCCTTCCGCTGCGGAATAACAAGGAAAAGAACCGTGCGGAAGAGAAGCCGAAAACCGAAGAGGCCGCCCCCGTCAACACTTCTTCCGAACCAGTCACGGACAAACCTGCCGATGCGCTTTCAGATTCCGGCTCTGGCCCCATTGAACTTGAACTCGACCCCATAGAGAACAAGGAAGAAGAGCCGCACCACGATATGCGGGAAGAACAGGTTCCTCTAAACGAGACGTTAACTGTACCTGCGAAAGAGAAAAAAGAGGAAACGCCCAATGAGCCTACGTTTGAAATTGAAAGCACCTCAGAAGAAGAACCTGCGTCCGAACGCGGAACATTGGACCAGCCCTACAATCCACGCTTGGATTTAGAGCACTACCACTTCCCTACCCTTGACCTGCTCAACTCGTACAACGACCATGAGCCTTCGATAGACATGGAAGAGCAAAACGCCAACAAGAACCGCATCATTCAGGTCTTGCGAAGTTTCGGCATCGAAATCAGCTCTATCAAAGCAAGCGTAGGCCCTACCATTACCCTTTACGAAATCACGCCGGCGGAAGGCGTGCGCATCAACCGCATCCGGAACCTGGAAGACGATATTGCCTTGAGCCTTTCGGCACTGGGCATCCGCATCATTGCGCCGATTCCCGGAAAAGGCACCATCGGCATCGAAGTGCCGAACGCTAACCCACGCATCGTTCCCATGAACTCAATCTTGAGCAGCAAGAAGTTTCAGGATACCACGTTCGAGCTTCCTGTGGCATTGGGAAAGACCATCACGAACGAAGTATTTATGGTTGATTTGGCAAAAGCGCCACACATGCTGGTAGCCGGTGCCACCGGTCAAGGTAAATCGGTCGGGCTGAATGCCATTGTCACCTCTTTATTATACAAGAAGCATCCCAGCGAGTTGAAATTCGTCATCGTAGACCCGAAGAAAGTAGAGTTTGCCATCTACGCACCGATTGAAAGGCATTTTCTGGCGAAACTGCCCGACTCGGACAGTGCCATCATCACCGATGTGACAAAAGTGGTGCAAACCCTCAATTCGCTCTGCACCGAAATGGATAACCGTTACGATTTGCTTCAGGAAGCAGGATGCCGCAACATCAAGGAATACAATGCCAAGTTCATCAGCCGCCAGTTGAATCCCGAAAAGGGACATCGCTTCATGCCGTATATCGTGATTATCATCGACGAGTTCGGCGACCTGATTATGACCGCCGGAAAAGAAGTGGAACTTCCGATATGCCGCATCGCCCAACTGGCACGTGCCGTAGGAATCCATGCCATTATCGCGACCCAGCGTCCGACTACGAACATCATTACCGGAACCATTAAAGCAAACTTCCCGGCACGTGTCGCATTCCGTGTGGCTTCGATGATGGACTCGCGTACCATTCTTGACCGCCCGGGAGCGCAACAACTCATCGGTAAGGGAGACATGCTTTATCTGCAAGGGAACGACCCGGTACGTGTTCAATGTGCCTTTGTAGATACGCCGGAAGTAGAACGTATCGTAAAATACATCAGCCAGCAACAAGGATATACGACCGCATTCCTTTTACCCGAGCCGGAAGATGATTCGGAAGGAACAGGAGGCAGTGCCGATGTCGACATGAACCGCCTCGACCCCTTGTTCGAGGAAGCCGCACGCTTGCTCATCTACCACCAGCAAGGGTCTACCTCGCTTATCCAACGCAAGTTCTCTATCGGATATAACCGTGCCGGACGCATCATGGACCAATTGGAACGCGCGGGCATCGTAGGGCCAGCCAACGGAAGCAAGGCACGCGAAGTGCTCTGCATGGACGAGAATGACCTGTCCATGCGTATGAATAATCTGAAGAACCAATAAAACGATTGCAGAAATGAAACACATCTATCTGATTTGCCTGTTCATCGCCGCATCCGTCTTCACCTATGCAGGTGAAGACAACCGTGCGAAAGCGATTCTTGACCAAACCGCCAAAGCCTACCGGGAAGCGGGAGGCATCAATATCCTTTTCGAAGGAACACAGCGAGGCACTTTGCTCTTGAAAGGTGAATGTTTTTACTTGGAATGCGGCGGAGTGAAAAGTTGGTTCGATGGAGAAACACAATGGAGCTACGTAGAAGAAAACGAAGAGGTTACCGTATCCAATCCTTCTCCCGAAGAATTGCAAAGCATCAATCCGTATGCGCTAATCAACTCCTACACCACCCTCTTCAATTACCAATATGGAAACCGGCATGCCATCAAAGGAAAGCAGGGGAACGAAGTCATCCTTACCCCTCGCCGGAAAAGTGACATCAAGTCGATTGTCCTTTTCATCTCAGACAATTACCAGCCGCTTCATATCACTATCAACCTAGTGAACGGACAAGTCCAAGAGTTCCGCATCGTATCCTATAAGACGCACCAACCTTATGCGGAAACTACTTTCCACTTTAATCCGAAACAGTACCCAGATGCTGAAGTAATCGATATGAGATGAACCGGCACTTGCAGATAAAACGAAACTTAGACAAAACAAGCCTCATCGTCAGTCCTATGAATCGGGAGTGCATTCCTCCCAAAACAAAAAAGCTCCAGTCATCTTTTGCAAGGACTGACGATGAGATCTTACCAATTTGCCTATTCTGCTTAATAGATGGCGGGCTTCTACCTTTTTATTTGAGAAACATAATCTTTGACTGCAAAAAATTATCTTGATACCATGAAAAAACATTTCTTTCTTTTATGTTATATCACACTTGGATTATTGCCGGTACAAGCTCATGTTCCCGAAATGGACTCTTTACTAAAGCGTCTTGATACAGTCATCAAGGAACGCCCGCTTGCTATCGAAAAGAAAAAAAGCCGATTGCGTGAATTAGAGTTGCGTTATTCTCATAGCCTCTCCGAAGAAGAACGTTTTTTGCACTTGGGCAGATTGCTGGAAGAATACCGTTCATTCAATGCGGACTCATCGCTGGCACTCACACAAAAGCGTTTACGCTTGGCACAAAGTTTAAAATGCCGGGAATACTTAGACAATGCCCGCATGAATTTAGCAGAAGTAATGGGTATTGCAGGCATGTATAAAGAAGCGTTAGAACAAATGGATAAAGTTTGTTTAGATTCATTGCCAGGATACT
The Phocaeicola salanitronis DSM 18170 genome window above contains:
- a CDS encoding FtsK/SpoIIIE family DNA translocase, which gives rise to MKKKTETKENEEKMIAPSKVIKAMKGETIHFIIGLLCVIFGVYMLLAFTSFFFTGGNDQSILAHPDPGELLETENRIQNYAGARGAQLSQFLINDCFGISAYLIVVFLIVAGMKLMKAYQFTLWKWFIGCSVLMIWLSITLGFAFGGTFQDTFLYPGGLHGYNVSQWICSQIGAPGLILALLVTLILIAVFFTRETMQIVRKTLHPTLPLRNNKEKNRAEEKPKTEEAAPVNTSSEPVTDKPADALSDSGSGPIELELDPIENKEEEPHHDMREEQVPLNETLTVPAKEKKEETPNEPTFEIESTSEEEPASERGTLDQPYNPRLDLEHYHFPTLDLLNSYNDHEPSIDMEEQNANKNRIIQVLRSFGIEISSIKASVGPTITLYEITPAEGVRINRIRNLEDDIALSLSALGIRIIAPIPGKGTIGIEVPNANPRIVPMNSILSSKKFQDTTFELPVALGKTITNEVFMVDLAKAPHMLVAGATGQGKSVGLNAIVTSLLYKKHPSELKFVIVDPKKVEFAIYAPIERHFLAKLPDSDSAIITDVTKVVQTLNSLCTEMDNRYDLLQEAGCRNIKEYNAKFISRQLNPEKGHRFMPYIVIIIDEFGDLIMTAGKEVELPICRIAQLARAVGIHAIIATQRPTTNIITGTIKANFPARVAFRVASMMDSRTILDRPGAQQLIGKGDMLYLQGNDPVRVQCAFVDTPEVERIVKYISQQQGYTTAFLLPEPEDDSEGTGGSADVDMNRLDPLFEEAARLLIYHQQGSTSLIQRKFSIGYNRAGRIMDQLERAGIVGPANGSKAREVLCMDENDLSMRMNNLKNQ
- a CDS encoding LolA-like putative outer membrane lipoprotein chaperone encodes the protein MKHIYLICLFIAASVFTYAGEDNRAKAILDQTAKAYREAGGINILFEGTQRGTLLLKGECFYLECGGVKSWFDGETQWSYVEENEEVTVSNPSPEELQSINPYALINSYTTLFNYQYGNRHAIKGKQGNEVILTPRRKSDIKSIVLFISDNYQPLHITINLVNGQVQEFRIVSYKTHQPYAETTFHFNPKQYPDAEVIDMR